From the Microcoleus sp. AS-A8 genome, one window contains:
- a CDS encoding oligosaccharide flippase family protein, producing the protein MNRNSLIKSGFWTTYGAIATRVLALLSNLLLARLLLPSEFGIIAVAYIFWGFVNLFTQDSAGSFIVYKGLEDKRYLNTTYTISLGIGLVLGVGLIAVSPLAAQFFRVPSLVWILVVFAFNLVLSCANSIYAGVLTRRMQYRELANSNLIASMVRVFSTAGCAFLGFSYWSFVAGDTAFWLTSCALLRYHAKQDFRLEIDPEARKEVLSYCLGATGSSLGYYVNANGDNFTIGRMLGSTNLGYYNFAYQLTMALTTILGQAIGQIGISAFAQLPDDKQQENGLLAVVEQVAYLTAPLYALFFLIIDQRAISLVFGAKWIPASAVIPWLLIFAYFRLINGQIGSMLSAKGRPGVNAKVNLYIAPIAIVGFLLGAWQAGIVGVSIAVAVVLGISWTVYWWWVGCRELGWPLMKFLIPSFKAALFALFGILISMSVPVIWKPFLFIAMYLVCVRFLAAKNFLMYSSLVGKVANKLALFQNKK; encoded by the coding sequence ATGAACCGTAACTCGTTAATCAAAAGTGGGTTCTGGACGACCTACGGAGCGATCGCCACACGCGTACTAGCCTTACTCAGCAACTTGCTGCTAGCAAGATTGCTCCTGCCCTCCGAATTTGGCATAATTGCCGTCGCCTACATTTTCTGGGGGTTCGTCAATCTGTTCACGCAGGATTCTGCTGGGTCTTTTATTGTCTACAAGGGTCTTGAAGACAAGCGTTATTTAAATACAACTTACACAATCAGTCTCGGTATTGGGCTGGTTTTAGGTGTAGGGCTAATTGCAGTATCACCCCTAGCTGCTCAATTTTTCAGAGTGCCCAGCTTAGTCTGGATTCTGGTTGTCTTTGCCTTTAACCTCGTGCTCTCTTGTGCCAACTCGATTTATGCGGGAGTACTGACGAGGCGAATGCAGTATCGAGAACTCGCTAACTCCAACCTAATCGCCTCAATGGTTCGAGTCTTCTCTACAGCTGGGTGCGCTTTCCTAGGTTTTAGCTACTGGTCTTTTGTAGCGGGAGATACGGCTTTTTGGCTAACATCATGTGCGCTACTGCGTTACCACGCCAAGCAGGATTTTCGTCTAGAGATTGATCCAGAGGCGAGAAAAGAAGTATTGTCTTACTGCCTAGGAGCCACAGGATCTAGCTTAGGATATTACGTCAATGCCAACGGCGATAACTTTACGATCGGCAGGATGCTGGGTAGTACCAATCTGGGCTACTACAATTTTGCATATCAGTTGACGATGGCGCTCACCACAATCCTCGGTCAAGCGATCGGTCAAATTGGGATATCAGCCTTCGCTCAATTGCCAGATGATAAACAGCAGGAGAATGGCCTGCTGGCAGTTGTTGAACAAGTTGCTTACCTAACTGCTCCCCTATACGCCTTATTCTTTTTAATCATTGACCAACGGGCAATCTCTCTAGTATTTGGAGCCAAGTGGATACCTGCGAGTGCAGTAATTCCTTGGTTACTTATCTTTGCTTACTTTCGACTGATCAACGGTCAAATCGGTTCTATGTTGTCTGCCAAAGGTCGCCCTGGTGTTAATGCCAAGGTCAACCTTTATATTGCTCCCATCGCTATTGTGGGCTTTCTGCTTGGGGCTTGGCAAGCAGGAATTGTGGGGGTGAGTATTGCAGTTGCTGTCGTGCTGGGAATTTCCTGGACAGTCTACTGGTGGTGGGTGGGTTGCCGCGAACTGGGTTGGCCATTAATGAAGTTTTTAATTCCTTCCTTTAAAGCCGCCCTATTTGCGCTTTTTGGAATTTTAATTTCTATGAGCGTACCTGTAATCTGGAAGCCATTTTTATTTATTGCCATGTATCTAGTCTGCGTTCGCTTTTTAGCTGCAAAGAATTTTTTAATGTACTCATCTCTAGTCGGCAAAGTTGCCAATAAGTTGGCGTTATTTCAAAATAAAAAATAA
- a CDS encoding glycosyltransferase family 4 protein produces the protein MLNFGFVIEHRLGHVTHYQNLRRWVAEDADIHPTWMPIKTGENDIWERMPIIRNNWSLQASLRARDAIKTALQIQPLDALFLHTQTLALFGFPFMKQISTIISTDATPFNYDSVGEGYNHKVGGNSLLEQRKFLWNRSTYHAATALVTWCQWAKDSLITDYGVPADKITVIPPGVDMEKWHFGRDKAADPISTNPRVRLLFVAGEFARKGGYTLVEAFRSGLTHDCTLDIVTKDTSIERELAGMEGVQVHCGLTPNSQPLKELYAKADIFVFPTQGDCLPIAVMEAMAAGLPVIATDVGALREEVEDGVNGLIVPPSDAGGLVTAVRAIAGDNTKRYTMATASRRLAEERFDARHNYSTLLNLMKTIKQCQPSL, from the coding sequence ATGCTTAATTTTGGTTTTGTAATCGAACACAGATTAGGACACGTCACCCACTACCAGAACCTAAGACGGTGGGTAGCAGAAGATGCCGACATCCACCCAACGTGGATGCCGATTAAAACCGGCGAAAACGACATTTGGGAGCGTATGCCAATTATTCGCAATAATTGGTCGCTCCAAGCCAGTTTACGCGCCCGTGATGCCATCAAGACAGCTTTGCAGATTCAACCGCTTGATGCCTTGTTCCTGCATACGCAGACGCTGGCGTTGTTTGGCTTTCCCTTTATGAAGCAGATCTCAACCATTATTTCGACGGACGCCACACCATTCAACTATGACTCTGTCGGCGAGGGGTACAACCACAAAGTGGGCGGTAACTCCTTACTCGAACAGCGCAAATTTCTGTGGAACCGGAGTACCTATCACGCTGCTACCGCCCTTGTGACGTGGTGTCAGTGGGCTAAAGATTCGCTGATTACTGACTACGGCGTGCCTGCCGACAAAATCACAGTGATTCCCCCCGGCGTGGACATGGAAAAATGGCATTTCGGGCGCGACAAGGCGGCAGACCCAATTTCGACAAACCCAAGAGTGCGGTTGTTGTTCGTAGCCGGTGAATTTGCACGCAAAGGGGGTTACACGCTAGTCGAGGCATTTCGCAGCGGATTGACTCACGATTGCACACTGGACATTGTTACCAAAGACACCAGTATCGAGCGCGAACTAGCGGGAATGGAAGGCGTGCAAGTGCATTGCGGTTTGACTCCCAACAGCCAACCCCTTAAGGAACTGTATGCGAAGGCAGATATTTTTGTGTTTCCGACGCAAGGCGATTGCTTGCCAATTGCCGTGATGGAAGCGATGGCGGCGGGATTGCCGGTTATCGCGACGGATGTGGGCGCATTGCGCGAAGAAGTAGAAGACGGAGTAAACGGCTTGATTGTACCACCGTCGGATGCGGGTGGGCTGGTTACCGCTGTGCGAGCGATCGCTGGTGACAACACAAAACGATACACAATGGCAACTGCCAGCCGCCGCCTAGCGGAAGAACGCTTTGATGCACGCCACAACTACAGCACACTTCTCAATTTGATGAAAACGATAAAACAATGCCAACCATCTCTGTGA
- a CDS encoding glycosyltransferase, whose protein sequence is MPTISVIVPAYNAERTILETITSVLNQTFSDFELIVINDGSTDKTLELLNTVEDLRLKIFSYENGGESVARNRGISLATGKFMAFLDADDLWTPDKLELQLAALQQHPEAGVVYSWAYYMDEKGESLQVDQPIFFEGNVYAELLVRDFIVSGSNCMVRREAIESVGEFDPALPCAADWDYWLRLAARWPFVVVPKPQILYRITSNSASSKVEVMEKCNLIVIDRGFQSAPPEIQSLKNQSLANTYRFSAHLYLMRVGTTAASQQAIQKLWMAIRLHPPILRESWTRNLLIKALLMRLISPKMSRALLQFISKLRTSRNSSLQQSQP, encoded by the coding sequence ATGCCAACCATCTCTGTGATTGTTCCTGCCTACAATGCGGAACGAACGATTCTAGAAACGATTACATCAGTTCTGAATCAGACGTTTTCAGACTTTGAGCTGATTGTTATCAATGATGGCTCAACCGACAAGACCCTAGAACTGCTCAATACAGTTGAGGATTTACGGCTGAAGATTTTCTCATATGAAAATGGCGGAGAATCAGTAGCACGCAATCGCGGCATCTCTCTAGCTACTGGCAAGTTCATGGCGTTTCTTGATGCCGATGACTTATGGACACCGGATAAATTAGAGCTACAGTTAGCCGCCCTACAGCAGCATCCAGAGGCCGGAGTAGTTTATAGCTGGGCTTATTACATGGATGAAAAGGGAGAATCTCTTCAAGTTGATCAACCTATTTTTTTTGAAGGAAATGTTTATGCCGAGTTGCTAGTCAGAGACTTCATTGTTAGCGGCTCAAATTGCATGGTTCGTAGAGAAGCTATTGAATCTGTGGGAGAGTTCGATCCTGCTTTGCCATGTGCGGCAGATTGGGATTACTGGCTACGGTTAGCTGCTCGTTGGCCTTTTGTGGTGGTGCCTAAACCTCAGATTCTTTACCGGATAACTTCAAACTCTGCGTCTTCTAAAGTTGAGGTGATGGAAAAATGTAATCTCATCGTCATTGACAGAGGATTTCAATCTGCACCACCAGAAATACAGTCTTTAAAGAATCAAAGTCTTGCCAATACGTACAGGTTCTCAGCTCACCTATACTTGATGAGGGTTGGAACGACAGCCGCCTCTCAGCAGGCCATTCAGAAGCTATGGATGGCAATTCGTCTACATCCCCCGATTTTACGAGAAAGCTGGACTCGAAATCTATTGATTAAGGCACTGCTGATGCGACTGATTTCACCTAAAATGAGCCGTGCCCTACTCCAGTTCATCAGCAAACTTCGTACAAGTCGTAACTCAAGCCTGCAACAATCCCAACCCTAA
- a CDS encoding glycosyltransferase family 2 protein: MMVVSQVSVIVPAYNVRSYIEPALVSLQNQSFPDFEAIIVDDGSTDGTAEVVKGFCERDSRFQLLQKQNGGLSSARNYGIRHSRSPYIALLDGDDVYELDKLSTHVAVLDRAADVGVVYSASRAIRDDGRPTLMSLSGKPIMSDPLLALLCKNFVGHGSNAVFRRTLFDQVGEFDEGLRSSEDIDFWLRIAATRRWHFHRLPQILCGYRVRPSGLSFNVAQMQRSHEQVLEAALRRSPEVVAPLLPTAYAYMYRYLARLSLTAGNAQQARHFLDRAWATDRSIFYRDPRSMLTLVSVRLSPLSKQVIGRSLGSVEYTQK, translated from the coding sequence ATGATGGTTGTCTCTCAAGTCAGTGTTATTGTTCCCGCCTATAATGTTCGCTCTTATATCGAACCGGCTCTGGTCTCTTTACAAAATCAATCCTTTCCAGACTTCGAGGCGATTATTGTTGATGACGGTTCTACCGATGGTACGGCGGAGGTGGTTAAAGGATTTTGTGAGCGTGATTCACGCTTTCAGTTACTGCAAAAACAGAATGGAGGTCTCTCCTCAGCTCGCAACTATGGCATCCGTCATTCCCGTTCCCCCTACATTGCCCTCTTGGATGGCGATGATGTCTACGAACTTGATAAATTATCCACCCATGTCGCTGTACTTGATCGCGCTGCCGATGTCGGGGTTGTGTATAGTGCCTCACGGGCAATCCGTGACGACGGACGCCCAACCTTAATGTCCCTGAGTGGGAAGCCGATCATGTCTGACCCCCTCTTAGCTTTACTGTGCAAAAACTTTGTTGGTCACGGTTCTAATGCTGTGTTCCGCCGCACCCTATTCGATCAGGTGGGTGAATTTGACGAAGGGTTACGTAGCTCTGAGGATATCGATTTTTGGCTGAGGATTGCAGCAACGCGGCGCTGGCACTTCCATCGCCTACCCCAAATTCTATGTGGCTATCGCGTTCGTCCGTCTGGACTTTCCTTCAACGTGGCACAAATGCAGCGTTCTCACGAACAAGTGCTTGAGGCTGCCTTGCGACGGTCTCCAGAGGTGGTCGCTCCCTTACTTCCAACCGCATACGCCTATATGTATCGCTACTTAGCTCGTTTATCCCTGACAGCGGGTAATGCACAACAAGCCCGTCATTTTCTGGATCGAGCATGGGCTACTGATCGCTCAATTTTTTATCGCGACCCCCGCTCAATGCTCACCCTGGTGTCTGTGCGTTTGTCACCACTTTCCAAGCAGGTGATTGGGCGATCGCTAGGCTCAGTAGAGTACACCCAAAAGTAG